One Halalkalicoccus sp. NIPERK01 DNA segment encodes these proteins:
- a CDS encoding asparagine synthase-related protein has translation MVGQQEVAERMVGLRGAVGHELPTTRSNVPEHGVASERRDGDVSLQLSTHPILSGEQPIETDDGVEIWVLGEVYGFDDTPVGGTTGHTPRPKHRDSVRYCADLYAEHGREFVHGLNGNCVGVLYDREAGDLSIFTDRLGTVPIYYATPGDGIVFATEIDSIASHPDVETEFDLGYLHEYLVYRRPFGVKTPLVGIEELQPASITTVNVDDGSIDVERYWRPRYRPRNAPFETFVDEFTERFTRLVDEWRRDDLEYGVLLSGGSDSRLNLAALGPGITAFHMAGWMSREARTAERVAIESGNEFVFLRRDHDYQEKALVRNQPFSNFNGWFTQGYATGFEEEITARVDVLLSGMYADTLFKGHAIPSPTYDLGPVGNLTLPLETELESLPEFIDWLCAGAPSDDNLPFPNDLRSTLEENIYWDDGEIVHHGVRYESIEDLVYCSGYFPLSNDDDIIFQNSLHEMLPYRTPFLDNRLVDLSLRMPIRYRLRRNVIDAAVKRLNPKLASIPHADAGIGLGHSFPVDFAGRKLKALWRKHVAKENPPRPYLSNGSWVNDAELIREDDFYWRAIEGHADVIEGLDFLEFEDVRACYQAHLDGQDNVVELYTLLTVLTMPLTHRLAGVQTDDRPNRSDHRPPITQEGSR, from the coding sequence ATGGTCGGTCAGCAGGAGGTGGCTGAGCGGATGGTCGGGCTTCGAGGAGCCGTCGGCCACGAGCTGCCGACGACGCGGTCGAACGTTCCCGAACACGGCGTCGCGTCCGAACGGCGCGACGGCGACGTATCGCTCCAACTCAGCACACACCCGATACTCTCGGGCGAGCAGCCTATCGAGACCGACGACGGCGTCGAGATCTGGGTGCTCGGCGAGGTCTACGGGTTCGACGACACCCCGGTCGGCGGCACGACGGGCCACACCCCACGGCCGAAACACCGCGACAGCGTCCGGTACTGTGCGGACCTGTACGCCGAACACGGCCGCGAGTTCGTCCACGGGCTCAACGGCAACTGCGTCGGGGTGCTGTACGACCGGGAGGCCGGCGACCTCTCGATCTTCACCGACCGCCTCGGGACGGTCCCGATCTACTACGCGACCCCCGGCGACGGGATCGTCTTCGCGACCGAGATCGACTCGATCGCGAGCCACCCCGACGTCGAGACCGAGTTCGACCTCGGCTACCTCCACGAGTACCTCGTCTATCGCCGCCCGTTCGGCGTCAAGACCCCGCTCGTGGGGATCGAGGAACTCCAGCCCGCCTCGATCACGACGGTCAACGTCGACGACGGGTCGATCGACGTCGAACGCTACTGGCGCCCCCGCTATCGACCGCGCAACGCGCCCTTCGAGACGTTCGTCGACGAGTTCACCGAGCGATTCACCCGCCTCGTCGACGAGTGGCGCCGCGACGACCTCGAATACGGGGTCCTGCTCTCGGGCGGGAGCGACTCGCGGCTGAACCTCGCCGCCCTCGGTCCCGGGATCACGGCGTTTCACATGGCCGGCTGGATGAGTCGGGAGGCCCGCACCGCCGAACGCGTCGCGATCGAGTCGGGCAACGAGTTCGTGTTCCTGCGGCGCGACCACGACTACCAGGAGAAGGCGCTCGTTCGCAACCAGCCGTTCTCGAACTTCAACGGCTGGTTCACACAGGGGTACGCGACCGGCTTCGAGGAGGAGATCACGGCGCGCGTGGACGTCCTGCTGTCGGGGATGTACGCCGACACGCTGTTCAAGGGCCACGCGATACCGTCCCCGACCTACGACCTCGGCCCGGTCGGGAACCTCACGCTCCCCCTCGAAACCGAACTCGAAAGCCTCCCGGAGTTCATCGACTGGCTGTGTGCGGGCGCGCCGAGCGACGACAACCTCCCGTTCCCGAACGACCTGCGCTCGACGCTCGAGGAGAACATCTACTGGGACGACGGCGAGATCGTCCACCACGGCGTCCGTTACGAATCGATCGAGGACCTCGTCTACTGTAGCGGCTACTTCCCGCTGAGCAACGACGACGACATCATCTTCCAGAACAGCCTCCACGAGATGCTGCCCTACAGGACGCCGTTTCTCGACAACCGCCTCGTGGACCTCTCGCTCCGGATGCCGATCCGCTATCGGCTGCGACGAAACGTCATCGACGCGGCCGTCAAGCGCCTCAACCCGAAACTCGCGTCGATCCCCCACGCGGACGCCGGGATCGGCCTCGGCCACTCGTTTCCCGTCGATTTCGCGGGCCGGAAGCTGAAGGCGCTCTGGCGGAAACACGTCGCCAAGGAGAACCCGCCACGGCCCTACCTCAGCAACGGCTCGTGGGTGAACGACGCGGAATTGATCCGTGAAGACGACTTCTACTGGCGGGCGATCGAAGGCCACGCGGACGTCATCGAGGGGCTGGACTTCCTCGAGTTCGAGGACGTCCGCGCGTGCTACCAGGCCCACCTCGACGGGCAGGACAACGTAGTCGAGCTATACACCCTCCTAACCGTGCTCACCATGCCACTCACTCATCGACTGGCCGGCGTACAGACCGACGACCGACCGAACCGATCCGACCACCGGCCCCCGATCACGCAGGAGGGCTCGCGATGA
- a CDS encoding alkaline phosphatase family protein has translation MSDGRLDTLVIGIDAACDGVLDPLLEKGALPNLQSIIEEGASGPLESQIPPWTASAWPSMYTGVNPGKHGVFGFLHYEGYDWDVVNATHVREAALWDLLTHHGMTSVVVNVPVTAPPPEIDGAIVPGYTAPENPRCHPEGTLEELREAIGDYRVYPDPERDQPGEYVDLVRMRGAAFRHLADEYDPEFGFVEFQGTDSVFHEHPGREDYVEAIYRAVDDEVGDLLESCDPDTVIVASDHGMGPYEKYELRVNEFLDREGYVETTTGGSGMPAWLPMLNSQLREGSEAKAPSPGLAGRAIGAAAQVGITPARAGKALRTVGLEGLVKRFVPADARRAGNEQVDFAASRAYMRSRIELGLRMNVEGREPDGIVPEEEYESVRTELIEALSGIETPDGEAMFEEVGPREEFFWGPYADEGVDVVMIPNDFEQFLSADFKGEVFGPPTEPYNHKLHGMIAISGEGVDAGADLSGAHLFDVAPTVCAALGIPRSDRMDGSVLSAIGPTEEYEYPRLDGTVEETADEEIEDRLSALGYLEGNE, from the coding sequence ATGAGCGACGGTCGACTGGACACGCTGGTGATCGGGATCGACGCCGCCTGCGATGGCGTCCTCGATCCCCTCCTCGAGAAGGGCGCGCTCCCGAACCTCCAGTCGATCATCGAGGAGGGCGCGAGCGGCCCGCTCGAATCGCAGATCCCGCCGTGGACCGCGAGCGCGTGGCCCTCGATGTACACGGGCGTCAACCCGGGCAAACACGGCGTCTTCGGCTTCCTCCACTACGAGGGCTACGACTGGGACGTCGTCAACGCCACGCACGTCCGCGAGGCGGCGCTCTGGGACCTGCTCACCCACCACGGGATGACGAGCGTCGTCGTCAACGTCCCCGTGACGGCGCCGCCGCCGGAGATCGACGGCGCGATCGTCCCCGGTTACACCGCCCCCGAGAACCCGCGGTGTCACCCCGAGGGCACCCTCGAGGAACTGCGCGAGGCGATCGGCGACTATCGGGTGTATCCCGACCCCGAACGCGACCAGCCCGGCGAGTACGTCGACCTCGTGCGCATGCGCGGGGCGGCCTTTCGCCACCTCGCCGACGAGTACGACCCCGAGTTCGGCTTCGTCGAGTTCCAGGGGACCGACAGCGTCTTTCACGAACACCCCGGCCGCGAGGACTACGTCGAGGCGATCTACCGGGCGGTCGACGACGAAGTGGGGGATCTGCTCGAGTCGTGCGACCCCGACACCGTGATCGTCGCGAGCGATCACGGGATGGGACCCTACGAGAAGTACGAACTCCGCGTCAACGAGTTCCTCGACCGGGAGGGCTACGTCGAGACGACCACCGGCGGGTCGGGGATGCCGGCGTGGCTCCCGATGTTGAACAGCCAACTCCGGGAGGGCAGCGAGGCGAAGGCACCCTCGCCGGGACTGGCGGGCCGGGCGATCGGCGCGGCCGCGCAGGTCGGGATCACGCCCGCGCGCGCGGGCAAGGCGCTTCGAACCGTCGGCCTCGAGGGACTGGTCAAACGGTTCGTCCCCGCCGACGCCCGGCGGGCGGGCAACGAGCAGGTCGACTTCGCCGCCTCGCGGGCGTACATGCGCTCGCGGATCGAACTCGGCCTCCGGATGAACGTCGAGGGCCGCGAACCCGACGGGATCGTCCCCGAAGAGGAGTACGAATCGGTCCGCACGGAACTCATCGAGGCCCTCTCGGGGATCGAGACGCCCGACGGCGAGGCGATGTTCGAGGAGGTCGGCCCCCGCGAGGAGTTCTTCTGGGGGCCCTACGCCGACGAGGGGGTCGACGTCGTCATGATCCCGAACGACTTCGAGCAGTTCCTCTCGGCGGACTTCAAGGGCGAGGTCTTCGGCCCGCCGACCGAACCGTACAACCACAAGCTCCACGGGATGATCGCCATCAGCGGCGAGGGTGTCGACGCCGGGGCGGACCTCTCGGGGGCACACCTGTTCGACGTCGCGCCGACGGTCTGTGCGGCGCTCGGGATCCCGAGGAGCGACCGGATGGACGGCAGCGTTCTTTCCGCCATCGGGCCAACCGAAGAATATGAGTACCCCCGCCTCGATGGAACGGTCGAAGAGACCGCCGACGAGGAGATCGAAGACCGCTTATCGGCGCTCGGATATCTGGAAGGAAACGAATGA
- a CDS encoding GNAT family N-acetyltransferase: MSITVRRADDEELDEWDSYVKRAEAAGPFHQREGISLLADHTDTTLHPLVAYKGQQAVGILPVFEERKGPFTVVVSPPSHTEVYYLGAALLDADQLKQRKKERRNRRFAYACHEWIEENLDPDLTHIRTVDRYQDLRPFKEKGYAVEPYYTYVTDLTPSEDDLLMELSSDARSNIRNTDEDAYRIEIGGLAEAKEIIDRVRERHDDQGMDYFIDDEYVTRLHTRFPEGQVKPYTCWNSEGEMAGGIVAIEHKDTIYRWQGGTKGDAEIPVNDLLDWHVMTDAKSRGIERYDFVGANQRRICRYKSKFAPDLATYHGALKRSPRAEAVNTARTLLPFR; the protein is encoded by the coding sequence ATGAGTATCACTGTACGACGTGCGGACGACGAGGAACTCGACGAGTGGGACAGCTACGTGAAGCGGGCGGAGGCGGCGGGTCCCTTCCACCAGCGCGAGGGGATCTCCCTGCTCGCGGACCACACCGACACGACGCTGCACCCGCTGGTGGCCTACAAGGGCCAGCAGGCGGTCGGGATCCTCCCCGTCTTCGAGGAGCGAAAGGGGCCGTTTACGGTGGTGGTCTCGCCGCCATCACACACGGAGGTCTACTACCTCGGGGCGGCGCTGCTCGACGCCGACCAACTCAAACAGCGCAAGAAGGAACGGCGCAACCGCCGGTTCGCCTACGCCTGTCACGAGTGGATCGAGGAGAACCTCGATCCCGACCTGACGCACATCCGGACGGTCGACCGATACCAGGACCTCCGGCCGTTCAAGGAGAAGGGCTACGCGGTCGAACCGTACTACACCTACGTCACCGACCTGACCCCCAGCGAGGACGACCTCCTGATGGAGCTTTCGAGCGACGCCCGCTCGAACATCCGAAACACCGACGAGGACGCCTACCGGATCGAGATCGGCGGCCTCGCGGAGGCCAAGGAGATCATCGACCGGGTCCGAGAGCGCCACGACGATCAGGGGATGGACTACTTCATCGACGACGAGTACGTCACGCGCCTCCACACGAGGTTCCCCGAGGGACAGGTCAAGCCCTACACCTGCTGGAACTCGGAGGGGGAGATGGCCGGCGGGATCGTCGCCATCGAGCACAAGGACACGATCTACCGCTGGCAGGGCGGGACGAAGGGCGACGCCGAGATCCCGGTCAACGACCTGCTCGACTGGCACGTCATGACCGACGCGAAGTCGCGGGGAATCGAGCGCTACGACTTCGTCGGCGCGAACCAGCGCCGTATCTGCCGGTACAAATCGAAGTTCGCCCCCGACCTGGCGACCTACCACGGGGCGCTCAAACGGTCGCCGCGCGCCGAGGCGGTCAACACCGCCCGAACGTTGTTGCCGTTTCGGTAG